The Streptococcus toyakuensis genome has a window encoding:
- a CDS encoding YdbC family protein has translation MAEFTFEIEEHLLTLSENEKGWTKEINRVSFNGAPAKFDIRAWSPDHTKMGKGITLSNEEFQTMVDALKIN, from the coding sequence TTTGAAATCGAAGAGCACTTGTTGACTCTTTCTGAAAACGAAAAAGGTTGGACCAAGGAAATCAACCGTGTGAGCTTTAATGGTGCTCCTGCAAAGTTTGATATTCGTGCTTGGAGCCCAGATCATACTAAAATGGGCAAAGGAATTACTCTCTCAAATGAAGAATTTCAAACAATGGTGGATGCCTTAAAAATCAACTAA